Genomic segment of Myxococcus stipitatus:
GACTGCCCGCGGCGCGGGCCTGCTCGGAGGCGCGGGTGAAGCTGGTGCGAGCCTTCTCCGGCTGCTGGAGCCGAAGCTGGAGGCGCCCCAGCAGGTTGAGGTGTTCCCAATAGAAGTCCGCGGCCCGCGCGGCCCGGCCGCCCATGCGATGGAAGGCCTGGGTGAGCAGCTCCACCGCGCCGGAGATGTCGCCGCGCGCCTCACGGGCGCGAGCCCGCTCCCCCAACACCCACGCCTCCACCTCGGGGTCGACCGCGGCGGCGGCTCGAATCGCTTGCAGCCTCGCCTCCGCGGACGCCACGCGCCCCAGCTTGAGCTCCGCGGAGGCGATGCGCCGCACCACCTCCGCGCGCGCCGCGAGCGACTCCGCTTCGGGGAGCTTCTCCAACCAGGGCCCCGCCAACGGCTCCACGGCCGTGGGCTCCACTTGCGCCAGGCACGTGCAAGCCCGCGTCAACATCCCGAGCTGCCACAGTCGCGAGGACGGCGTGGCCCCCGGTCCCTCGCCCATGGCCCGCATGAAGTAGTCGGAGGCCGCGCGCCACTCCCCTCGGGCGAAGAGTCGCTCACCGGCGCGCTCACACGCCACGGCGGCCTGAGGTGAAGCGGCGGCGAGCAGGTGGTCCGCCACGCGCACCTCACGCGCGGGCTCCGCCGCGAAGGACTCCTGTCCCAGCGCATCGGCCAGCTCCTGATGCGCGCGACGCACCGCGCTCGCGGGCTGGCGCTCCAGCAACAACTGGCGCGCCAGCTCCTGTTGGAAGCGGAAGGTGCCGGGACGCTCGCGCAGCTCCGTGAGCCAGCCGTCCATGACGAGCAGCTCGGCGGCATCGGCCGCGCCCCCGTCGTCCGAGAGAGAGGCCCGCACGAGCGAGGAGGAGAAGACGGAGCCCTCCACCGCCGCGCGCGAGAGGAAGCGCTGGAGCTGAGCGGGGAGCAGGTCCAGACGCGCCCCCAACGCCAGGCCCAGACTGTCCGGCAGCACCGTGCTCGCCAGGGGCGCCGTGGAATGCCAGACACCGCCCAGGCGCTGCACGGCTCCGCGGTCGACCAATGCCCGCATCAACTCCAGCGCGAAGGAGGGATTGCCGTGCGCACGCTCGACGATGAGCTTCTCCACCTCCGGACTCGGCGGCGCACCGAGCGTCGCCTCCAGCAGCATGCGGAGCTCCAGCCGGGGCATGCCCTCCAGCGACGAGTACGGGAGCGCGGCGAGCGACACGGGCAGCGCGTCCGGCGCCGTCGTCGCCACCAGCGCCACGCGCGAATCCGGCGCGCGCAGGAACATCATCAGCAGCTCCAGCGACACGACATCCGCGTGGTGCACGTCATCCACGAGCAGCAGCAGCCCACCCGGATGCGCCGCGCGCGACAGCGTCTCCACCACCGCCGAGTCCGCCGCGTGAAGCAGCCCCGAAGGTCCGCCCGAGGACAGCCGCCGCCACAGCGCGGAGACCTCCTGCGCGGAGAACCCCAGCGTGCCCAGCGGCTGGAGCGGCGCTCCCTCCGGCGCGGGCCCCAGCAACCGGGCCAGCCCCGTGAGCACCGAGCGCATCAACCCCATCGCCCCCGTGCCACGCAAATCCTCCGCGCTGGTCCTCACCACACGCAGGGAGGCCACGCTCGCGGCGCGCTCGGCCACGGCTTCCAGGAGGCGGCTCTTGCCCATGCCCGCGCCGCCCGCGAAGAGCCGTGCCCCGCTCTGTCCGGCGCACACGCCCTCCACCACGGACCGGGCCGCCGCCAGCACGTCCGCGCGCCCCACGAAGGGCACGCTGCGAACCACTCCGCCCAGTCCCTCCACGCGCCAGACGCCACCGGATGGCAGCGTGCGCTCGGCGCCGAAGCGCACACCATCCTCCAGCAGGGCCTTCGCGGCGGGGCCCGCCAGTACCTCACCCGCCCCCGCGGCCTGGGCCAGCACGACGGACCGCTCCAGCGCCGCCCCCGTCACACGCCAGGGCGTGCGCCCGCCACCGCCGCTCACCAGCACGGCGTCGAACTCCAGCCCGGCCTTCAGCATGAGCACGGCGGACAGCGACAGCGTCTCCACCGCGCGCATCAGCTCGAGGGCGCAGCGGACCGCGCGAAGCGGGTCATCCCGGCGCGACACCGGAAGACCGAACGCCACGCTCCAGCGCGACTCGGTGAGCTGCACCACCTCTGCCTCGTGCCGCTCGGCGGTGGAGGCGGCCAGGTCCATCAGCTGGCCCAGCGTCTCCATCCCCTCCTCTTCCCCCACCGTCTGGCGCAGCGAATCCGCGCCCTCCAGCTCCACCGTGACGATGACCAGCTTGCGCTTGAGCGAGCCGGACTCCCGTCCTCGAATCCGCGCCGTGGCCGCGGGCGCGCCCTCCAACAGCCGGGAAGCCTCCACCGCGGGCTGGGTGGACGCCTCCTGAAGCTCGGTCGGCGGTGCCTCCGCGTCGACGAACTGCCCCGTGGTGACCTCGGCCACGTCCGCCTTCGCCACGGCCGGGCGCGACGAGCCCCCCGAAGGAGTCTCCGGGGCCACGACGCCCAGGGCACTGCCACAGTGAGGACAGAAGCGGCTGGTGCCACTGGTCGACTGGCCACAGCGAGGACACGACACGGTGGACACGGAGCCGCGCGGCAACAGGTTGCCGAGCCCCACCGTGGACTCGCGCATCCGCGAGCGGACCATCTCGCCCACCAGCCGCTCGGCCGTCGCGGAGACCGAGTCCTCGGGGCCGCGAGAGTTCTCGTCCAGGTACTCCTGGAGCGCGCGGGCCACGTCGGCGCAGCGCTCGAAGCGCTGCTCACGCGGCTTGGCCAGCATGCGCAGGATGATGGCGTCCAGGCGCGGCGAGACCCCGTCGACGAGCATCGACGGCTTGAGCGCGGGCGTCAGCGCGATGCGGCGCATCGCCTCCGGTGGGTTGTCCGTCTCGACCAGGGGCCGGTGCGTCACCAGCTCCCACAGCACGACACCCAGCGCGTACTGGTCGCTGCGCCCATCGAGCGGCTGGTTGCGGACCTGCTCGGGCGACATGTAGCGCAGCTTGCCCTTGAGGATGCCGGTGCGCGTGCGCGTGGAGCGATTGCTCGCCTTGGCCACGCCGAAGTCCACGACCTTCGTCACCCCGTCCAGCCGCACCATGATGTTCTGCGGGCTGATGTCGCGATGGACCAGCTCCAACGGCAGGCCCTGCGCGTCCACGGCATGGTGCGCGTGGTCCAACCCCAGCGCCGCGTCACGGATGACCTCCGCGCAGACGGACGGGCTCAGCGCGCTGCCCGTGCGCGAGGCCGTGCGCGACAGGCGCCCCAGGTGCTCGCCCTCGATGTACTCCATGGCGATGTAGAAGGTGCCCTCCCACTCGCCCACCTCGAACACGGAGACGACGTTCGGGTGGTTGAGGCGCGCGGCGACTCGCGCCTCGTCGAGGAACATCTCCAGCGAGCCCTCCTGCTCCAGCAGGTCCGGCAGCAGGCTCTTGAGGATGACGGTGCGCTCGAAACCACTGACGCCCACCTGTCGGGCCAGGAAGATCTCCCCCATGCCCCCCACGGCAAGCCTGTTCAGCACCGCATAGCGGCCAAAGACAAGAGGAACCTGACTGCTGGCGGACGTCATCCCAGGCGCACGCTAGCCACCGCTCCCGGGGCACCGCCAGTCCTCCACCCGTCCCAGGAGAACACCAGCCACTGGGTATCAACTACCCCCGAGGCGCAAGCCACCGAAGATGCGGGGTTCCCCTCAGGGGACGAGGCCCCGGCGCAAGCGCCAGGGGTTGGACATACAGTCCCCGCCGCTCCCGCGCCCACCACGCCCCCGTACGCTGGCGCTCCACAATTCCTGTCATCCGGTAGTCATACAGGACAGCTCTCACCTGTCGCGGGGGCTCCTCCGGGAAGGGATTGCGCGCGAGCAAGCCCAGCACCTCGGGCGCCCCCTCGAGCAACCGCGCCAGGAAGGCGATGAACCAGCCAGGCGGTGAGCCCAGCGCCGCGAACCACATCTGCCAATCGAGGCGCGGCTGGTGCGGAGCCACCTGTCTGGGCGGCTGCCTCACCTCGCCCACCTTGTAACGAAAGACATAGGGCGACCAGTGCTCGCCGTCGTTGGAGCCCTCGACCTCGACTTCCGGCCGCTCCACCGTCATCACGCTGAAGAGGCCATACCGATTCACCGAGCGCAGCGGCCGGGCACACCCACTCAGCCACGACAAGGAGCGCTGCACACGCGCGGGCAGACGTGTCCCCCGCTCGAAGCGCTGGAGGATGTCCGCCGCGCCGAGCACCATCAGCGGCGTGGACAGCCCTCCCGACAGGACACCGCGCCAGCCCGTGCGTCGACGCAGCGGCGGATGCGCGGGGAGCAACGGCAACAGGCGACGCAGCGCCGCGTCATCCAGCAGCCACAGCCCGAGCACCAGGGACTGGAGATTGAAGAAGCCATAGTTCCCCGTCGCGAGGATGGTGCCCTGCAACGCGGACAGCGCGCCCGACGCCGCCAGTCGCAACCTTCGCGGCGCGAAGACGAGCCACGGCACCACCGCCTCCAACACGAACACCATCGCCGTCGAGGCGCGCTGGACGCTCGCGGGCAGGTGATGCGCATACCAGCCGCCCCGTGTGGGCAGGGGCGCCGTCTCGTAGTAGTAGCGGCACGCCGTGAGCTCGCGCCACGTCCGGTCACCCGACTGCCACTTGCTGAGCCCCGAGCCGAAGTAGAGGCGGAACACGAGCAGCCGGAAGAGGAACACCTCCACCGCCGTGGGCTCCAGGCGCCCCAGCCCCGGCCGCAAGCCCGGCGGCGCGGTGAGCGCGGACAGCAGCCCCATCTCCAGCAACAACACATCCCACTGGAACGAGAGGAACTCGCGGCCGACCGACGCGTAGGAGAGATACAGCCCCCACAGCAACGCCAGCGAAGCACGAGGCGCCACGTTGAAGAGGACCGCCAGGGAGAGCACCTGTCCCAGCGCACAGCCTCGCGCCAACGCCGCGTCGGAGGCGTCGAACCAGAACACCGTGGGTAGCATCCGCCAGCGCTCGCGAGCAGGCGCCTCACGCGACTCCGGCGAGAGCAGCTCGCCCACCGGACGAATCCCTCGCGAGCCGTACAACCCCAGGACCTGTCGCCCCAGCGAGGTGAACGCGATGAGGAACGTGCCGCCCATCCACCGGAGGAAGAGCCAGCGGACCCATGCGTACTCGCGAGGCACCGCCGTGCGACCGAAGAGCCAGCGGTCCACGCGCGACGCCGTGCGACGGTGACGCGCGATGAGGCGGTAGACGCGCTGGGACACGCGCAGCACGCCGGGCAACAGCCCCAGCCTCGCCATGCCGCGTGTCGTCCAGCGGGGCGACCGGGCGAGTGCGCGGAAGACCGCCTCCGCGCCTTGCGTCACCCGCCCCGAGGGCTCGACGAGCTGAGAGGCCTGGCGCATGTCGCGTGCGGGAATGCCGAGCAGCAGGAGCAGTCGCCTCCGGCCGGGCAGGAAGCGGACGCGGCCCTCGGTGCTCAGGGCCCAGCGAGCCACCCAACGGCGGCAGAAACCACAGTCGGCGTCATAGAGCAGGAGCGGCGGACAGTGAGGGAGAGAAACGTCCATGCTCGAAGCATGGGGGCCTCGGGAGGCCGCGGCTGTCCTCGCGGACCAGAGAGGTGGTCGTCCCGGGGCCGGGGAGACAGCCGAGCAAGCAGCGCGCGTCGAGGGGCCTCGTGGACATCGACGAGGGGTGCCTAGCTTTCACCGCATGAGCGAGCCCAAGGGGAAGGCAAAGCAGGTGGTCGAGCTGGTACCCGGCCTCCATCACTGGACCTTGAACGACAGCCGCCTGGGCGGCGCGCGCAGCGAGGCCTACGCGGTGGTGGACGACGACGGCGCGGTCATCCTCATCGACCCATTACCCATCGACGAGGCGAAGCTGCGCGAGCTGGGCGACGTCACCGCCATCCTGCTGACCGCGGGGAACCATCAACGCTCCGCATGGCGATTCCGTCAGTCCTTCGGCGCCCCGGTCTGGGCGCCCGAGAATGCCTACGGGTTGGAGAACACTCCGGACTTCTTCTACGTGGCGGGCAACACGCTGCCGGGGGGACTCATCCCCTTCCACACGCCCGGCCCGGTGGCGTCCATGTACACGCTGTGGATGCAGAAGCATCCGCGCGGCGTCGCCTTCGTGTCCGACCTGCTGGTGCGCGAAGGCGACGGCACGCCGGAGTTCGTCCCGAGTGAGTATCAAGACGAACCCCTGCGCACGCGCCAGAGCGTCCAGCGCATCCTGGACCACCTCGCCGTGGACATCGTCTGCTTCGCCCACGGCGAGCCCATCCTCAGCGATGGCGCGAGCGCGCTCCGCCGTGCGCTGCGCGAGGACCTGGAGGCTCCCGCCGCGCCATCACCGTGACGGGCGTCAGTTCGGGCCCCAGGAGGACCAGGCGCCCTCTCGGCCCTGGTCCGTGTAGTTGAGCCACACCATCTGCCCCGCAGCGGTGGTCTTCAGCGCGGCGTTCTCGGCCTCGTTCCTCGGCGCCTTGAACGCGTAGCCCGCGGGGCACTCCAGCAGGCCCGACTGCGACACGCCCCAGGAGCGAGCGGCGGTGCTCAGCGTCCAGAGGTCCGCCGGGCACCCCGCCGTGGTGCAGGCGGTGTTGGACTTGCGGCACGCGAGCTTGCGCGACACGGAGCACGACTCGTCCCACCAGGTGCCATTCGCCGTCATCGCGGCGCAGTGCTCGTTGCCGTTGTAGTTGTTGGGCTCGGTGGCGTCCCAGGCCGTATAGGCCCCCGGCTCCCAACGCGAGACATCCTCGGCGCTGGAGCGATTGACCCAGACCCGCTCACCTCCCGTCACCGCGAGCAGCTCCGCGCTCTCCGCCGCCGACTCCGGAGCCGCGAAGGTGTAGCCCACCGGGCAGCTCTGCCACCACCAGCTCCCCTCCGCGGAGAGCACCCACTTCTGGGGGCAGGCGCTCCCCGACGCACACGTCTCCACGCGCTTGCAGGCATGACGCCGGACGTCCGAACACGGAGTGTCGTTCCAGGCGCCCGTCGGCAGCGTCTCCACGCAGCGCTCGTTCCCGCCCGCGTTGTTGGGCTCACCCGCGCTCCAGTTCGTGTACCGGTCCACGACCCACGTCCCTTCCTGATACCGGTCGGTGAAGTTGATCCACACGCTGTTCGACGTGCCCGAAATCACGTTCGCGAGCTTCTTCGCCTCCCAGCCGTTGACGGGCGGCAGGAAGGAATAGCCCGCGGGGCACGCGGAGAAGCCACCCGACCAGGCTCCGCTGGTGCTCGTGACGAACCAGAAGCTCGGGTCGTAGGCGTCAGGGCCATACGCGGTCGTGAGGTTCTTCTTGCAGGCGTACTTGCGGACGGACTCACACGCGAGGTCGTTCCATCGCCCTACGGACGCCATGACCTCCGCGCAGTCCTCGTTGCCCGCCGTGTCGGTGGGCTCGCCTTGGTAGAAGGACCAGACGGCGGGCTTCATCGTGCTGTTGTAGTAGTTGTAGCCGTTCTCCGCGGTCCGGTCCGGGTCGGCCTCGACGTGGTCGAGCGTGACGCTGAAGCCACACGACACCGCTCCCGCGACATCGAGCTCGTTCCAGCCCAGGACATGCTGGGGGAGCTCGAAGTGGTCGGTGATCTTGAGCTCGGAGAACTCCGTCCACTCCAGGCCCAGCGCGCTCGAGTTGCCCGTGTACGAGCACGAGGGGTAGCCCGAGAACTTGCCGTTCTCCGGCCAGCCCGGCTTGTCGATGTGGGACTCCTTGAAGAGCAGCGACGTCGCCGCAACGCCCCCGACGAAGACGGAGGCGTAGTTCTGCGGGTTCTTCACGGAGACGACGACGCGCTTGCCCATGGCGACGAGCTGGCGCGGCGTGGGCCACTTGCCCTGGAAGTACGCAGCCAGGTGGCTGGGGCCGAAAATCAGGTCGCCCGTCAGGGGCTTCGACGTGTCGGGGTAGTCCTTGTCGAGGTAGCTGACGAACTCCTCGAGGAACCACGTGCGCGAGGCATCCGTGGGGATGCTGTCCTCCACCCAGATGACCAGCACCTCATTCTGGTTCTCGGGTTCGGTCAGCCACGTGCCGATGTGCCGCATGACGTCGTGCACCCGGGTGGAGAAGCGCTCACCCTCGTGATGGAAGCACGGGGCGCCATCGTCGTCGGAGTCGTTCGAGCACGCGTTCGCCCAGATGGTGTCCGGGCCGCTCCACGCGTCGATGGCGAGGTTCCTCACGCCGGACGAGAGCTGCACGTCAATGCCTCGGTGCTGATTGGCTCGGGCGTAGTAGCAATCCCAGAGGAGTTTGCAGTTCGTATAGGTCGTGGTGACGTGGGAGTTGTGCGAGCCGATGCGCTGGACGTGCGGCAGGGGGACATCGGCCTGGAGCAAGGTCTGCTGAATCCTCGCGACGCGAGCTGCCCAGAGGTCGCGGTAGGCCGCCTGGGAGGTGGACTCCACCTCGGGCTCCTGGGGCTGTGGCTCCTGGGTGGGGCTGCACGCCAACCACCCCGTCAAGACAAAGAAAGACAATGCCGCGCGCAAACGCGGAGACACACTGCTCATGGGCAAGCCCATCCAAGGAAAAGGGGGGCCGCGCAATAGTTGCAATCGGATCAACAAGTCAAGGTCGCGCGCTCAATCTTCGCGCAGCAGCACCTGGTCGTCTTCGACCCCCGGCGGAGCGAGGAAGAGCGAAGCCCCCGCCTCGGCGCGGTCCAGCACGGCGCTCAGCGCGGGCAGGTCCGTGACAGGGATTCTCCGCGTGGGCTCCAGGGCAAGTCCTCGCGCCATGGCCCGCGCGACGAGGGTGCTGTCGCTCAGGTCCGACTCATAGACGAAGGTCCGCTCGCCGTACTCGTGTCCTCCAGGGACCCGACCCACGAGGCGAAGCGGGCCCAGCCGCGAGTGGACGCGCACGCTGGGGTTGTCCCACTGGGCCACGCCGCGCAGGCGCTTCGCGCGCAGCATGCTCAGCGTGAGCAGCTTCACCCAGGCGCCCGCGCCAGTTCCAGGCAGGAAGCTCAGGAGCGACACGCCGATGAACAGCCCCGGCGTCACGGAAGGCGCAGCGTAGTACGCCGCGCCGATGGCGGGGTCCTCGTCCGCGAGTCCGAGGTGCTGGCGCACGTCTGGCTTCAGCATCCTCGCCGGGCAGCGCAAGAGCCCGATGGCTCCGGGCATCAAGTACAGGTCCGACAGCACCCAACGCGGGACCCCGATGCCTCGAAACGCGAACTGGTTGAGCGCGAGGTATTGCGACACGAGGTCCGTGTTGCGCTCCGCGGGCAGGTACGTCGCGGGCATGCCCAGGGGAGACAGGTCCATCGACTCGGCATGGACGCCCGCGCCCAGCGCCAGGAGCGACACACCGGGGTGCGCGGAGAAGAAGTCCTCCGCCTGTCTCGTCAGTGCGGCGGCTTCACGCATCGGCTTCGATGTCCTTCGCGACAGCGGCGAGCCGGACCTCGTCTGGAATCCGCACCGCACCCTCCTCCACCACCGCGCGCGACACGAGACAGCGCGAGGAGCCTCCACCCTTCTCACACAGCTCGCCCATGTCGAGCGACACCACCTTCATCCCGAGCGCCTCCACGCGAGCGCGGATGGACGCGGGGACCACGGAGGGCGCGAGCAGGTCGCGCCCCACCGGCAGGCCGTTGGTGGCGTAGCGGCGAATCTCGTCCTCCGTCACGACGAGCAGCCGGTGCTCACCGAAGCGCTCACGGAGGCGCGCGTAGGAATCCGGGGACATGACCTCGGGACACACGAGCATGCGGTCCACGGCGGGCAGGGGCAGCAGCGCCATGTTGCCGTGGAACGCGGGCTCGCGGACCTGGACGCGCACCACCTCACCGGGGAACCAGCGGGACGCGGCGTCGAGTCCATCGAGCGTCGTCCGTCCGCCCCAGAACAACAGCGTCGCGCCGTCGAAGTGCGCCACGTCGCCATGCGCTTCCCAGATGCCCACGTCGGGGCCCACGACCTCGAAGCCCATGCGGCGGGCGAGGGCCTCCCAGTGCTCACGCTCGGCCTGCCGGTGGGCACTCATCATCCGAGGCAACACGAACACAGGCGCGGCGCCCGGGCGGGCCACGACCTGACCACACTCGGCGGCATACGGCATGCCCGTCAGCAGCTCCGACGGAGACGGCAGGGCGACGACGGTGCCACCGCGAGCCTCGATGGCGCGAGCGAGCGCGAGCCACTCGCGCCGGGCCTTGCGCGCGTCGACGGGGGCGGCCTCGCGACTGCGGAAGTTGTTGCGCCCGCGCAACGCCCAGCCTCGCCCCGGGGGCGACATGAGGAAGAGTTCCATGGCGCTCACGCTTCTACCCCTCCCCCGTTCCAGCCCGCCACATCACCCTGCACGCACGGCGCCCAGTGAACGCCGCCGCGACTCCAGGCTCCCTACTGAACGACACCGCACATTCACGCTGGCCACCCGCCCCTGGCCGAGACAGGCTCACAGCCCACGTGGACGAGACGAGCCTGCCCGAGCCCGATGCCTTGCGGTCCCTGCTGAAGACCGCCCTGGAACTGCCACCGCTCCAGCCGCATGCCTCGCGTCTGGACCGACTGGTGGACGACTACGCCCGAGGCGTGGCGAGCCGGGACGCCCCGCTCGCCGTCGCGCTCGTCGGCGCCACCGGCGCGGGCAAGTCCACCCTCCTCAATGCCCTCGCGGGCCAGCCCCTCTCGCGCGAGGGCGTGGACCGGCCCACCAGCACCACCGCCACCGTGTTCGCGCCCGAAGGCGCCACCGCGGACGCGCTCGCGAAGTCCGGTGCCCGCGTGTCTCGGTACATCCCCGGCCCGCAGGCCCTCTGGGGCGGACAGGTGTTCATCGACACGCCCGACCTCAACAGCGTGGCCACCACCCACCGAGACGTCGCTCGCGCCGCGCTGGAGCGCGCGGACGTGGCGCTCGTCGTCATGCACCGGGGCAGCGTCGCCGAGGCCTCCCAAGTCGAGTTCCTCACCGAGTTCGCCCGACGCCGCGCCCTCGTCTTCATCCTCAACTTCGCGGACGAGCTCTCCCCGGAGTCACGCGAGACACTCAAGGCCCAGGTCCGCCGCGTCGCCGCCGAGCAATACGCACTCGCCCCTCAAGACGTCCCCGTCTTCGCCATCAGCGCACAAGCCGCCAAGGACGGCCGCGATGTGTCCGGCGAGTTCGGCCCCCTCCTCTTCCACCTGCGCGGACTCGCCACCCAGGCCATCGCCGCGAGAGTCCGACGCGGAAACGCGCTGGGGGCCTTGGAGGAGATCTCCACCCTCGTGAAGAGCGCCCTCGATGAGACCGAGGCCCTGCTCTCCCGCACCAAGGCCGCGCTCGACTCCGGCATGGAGAAGGCCTCCGACGGCCTGCGCGAGGACTTCGAGTCCCGCCTGCGCCTCGCGCACGGGCACCTCGCCGCGGAGGTGCGAAGGCAGGCCGGTGGACGCTTCTGGGGCCCCGCCGCGTGGGGCCTGCGCTTGTCCCTCTGG
This window contains:
- a CDS encoding MBL fold metallo-hydrolase; amino-acid sequence: MSEPKGKAKQVVELVPGLHHWTLNDSRLGGARSEAYAVVDDDGAVILIDPLPIDEAKLRELGDVTAILLTAGNHQRSAWRFRQSFGAPVWAPENAYGLENTPDFFYVAGNTLPGGLIPFHTPGPVASMYTLWMQKHPRGVAFVSDLLVREGDGTPEFVPSEYQDEPLRTRQSVQRILDHLAVDIVCFAHGEPILSDGASALRRALREDLEAPAAPSP
- a CDS encoding GTPase: MDETSLPEPDALRSLLKTALELPPLQPHASRLDRLVDDYARGVASRDAPLAVALVGATGAGKSTLLNALAGQPLSREGVDRPTSTTATVFAPEGATADALAKSGARVSRYIPGPQALWGGQVFIDTPDLNSVATTHRDVARAALERADVALVVMHRGSVAEASQVEFLTEFARRRALVFILNFADELSPESRETLKAQVRRVAAEQYALAPQDVPVFAISAQAAKDGRDVSGEFGPLLFHLRGLATQAIAARVRRGNALGALEEISTLVKSALDETEALLSRTKAALDSGMEKASDGLREDFESRLRLAHGHLAAEVRRQAGGRFWGPAAWGLRLSLWGASGLGAAAVVGRRSLPAGLAVAAASTVVDAVRGHTRARAAESAVIEPFEDDFGVESAARTALTEARSLARAGGLEPAVLGVPDMGTLLEAVRDARASAWRYTATTGVAEAVAGWWRVARWLVLPLINLPLLVLLGHVGYRVVRAYVEGPLLPLDYFVNAGALFALLAGAGAMLASASLAGAARRAGAGGRTRFVESLATLGRRLGESIDDGLRPGREAARRILAILR
- a CDS encoding lipase maturation factor family protein, yielding MDVSLPHCPPLLLYDADCGFCRRWVARWALSTEGRVRFLPGRRRLLLLLGIPARDMRQASQLVEPSGRVTQGAEAVFRALARSPRWTTRGMARLGLLPGVLRVSQRVYRLIARHRRTASRVDRWLFGRTAVPREYAWVRWLFLRWMGGTFLIAFTSLGRQVLGLYGSRGIRPVGELLSPESREAPARERWRMLPTVFWFDASDAALARGCALGQVLSLAVLFNVAPRASLALLWGLYLSYASVGREFLSFQWDVLLLEMGLLSALTAPPGLRPGLGRLEPTAVEVFLFRLLVFRLYFGSGLSKWQSGDRTWRELTACRYYYETAPLPTRGGWYAHHLPASVQRASTAMVFVLEAVVPWLVFAPRRLRLAASGALSALQGTILATGNYGFFNLQSLVLGLWLLDDAALRRLLPLLPAHPPLRRRTGWRGVLSGGLSTPLMVLGAADILQRFERGTRLPARVQRSLSWLSGCARPLRSVNRYGLFSVMTVERPEVEVEGSNDGEHWSPYVFRYKVGEVRQPPRQVAPHQPRLDWQMWFAALGSPPGWFIAFLARLLEGAPEVLGLLARNPFPEEPPRQVRAVLYDYRMTGIVERQRTGAWWARERRGLYVQPLALAPGPRPLRGTPHLRWLAPRG
- a CDS encoding serine/threonine-protein kinase PknK, translating into MTSASSQVPLVFGRYAVLNRLAVGGMGEIFLARQVGVSGFERTVILKSLLPDLLEQEGSLEMFLDEARVAARLNHPNVVSVFEVGEWEGTFYIAMEYIEGEHLGRLSRTASRTGSALSPSVCAEVIRDAALGLDHAHHAVDAQGLPLELVHRDISPQNIMVRLDGVTKVVDFGVAKASNRSTRTRTGILKGKLRYMSPEQVRNQPLDGRSDQYALGVVLWELVTHRPLVETDNPPEAMRRIALTPALKPSMLVDGVSPRLDAIILRMLAKPREQRFERCADVARALQEYLDENSRGPEDSVSATAERLVGEMVRSRMRESTVGLGNLLPRGSVSTVSCPRCGQSTSGTSRFCPHCGSALGVVAPETPSGGSSRPAVAKADVAEVTTGQFVDAEAPPTELQEASTQPAVEASRLLEGAPAATARIRGRESGSLKRKLVIVTVELEGADSLRQTVGEEEGMETLGQLMDLAASTAERHEAEVVQLTESRWSVAFGLPVSRRDDPLRAVRCALELMRAVETLSLSAVLMLKAGLEFDAVLVSGGGGRTPWRVTGAALERSVVLAQAAGAGEVLAGPAAKALLEDGVRFGAERTLPSGGVWRVEGLGGVVRSVPFVGRADVLAAARSVVEGVCAGQSGARLFAGGAGMGKSRLLEAVAERAASVASLRVVRTSAEDLRGTGAMGLMRSVLTGLARLLGPAPEGAPLQPLGTLGFSAQEVSALWRRLSSGGPSGLLHAADSAVVETLSRAAHPGGLLLLVDDVHHADVVSLELLMMFLRAPDSRVALVATTAPDALPVSLAALPYSSLEGMPRLELRMLLEATLGAPPSPEVEKLIVERAHGNPSFALELMRALVDRGAVQRLGGVWHSTAPLASTVLPDSLGLALGARLDLLPAQLQRFLSRAAVEGSVFSSSLVRASLSDDGGAADAAELLVMDGWLTELRERPGTFRFQQELARQLLLERQPASAVRRAHQELADALGQESFAAEPAREVRVADHLLAAASPQAAVACERAGERLFARGEWRAASDYFMRAMGEGPGATPSSRLWQLGMLTRACTCLAQVEPTAVEPLAGPWLEKLPEAESLAARAEVVRRIASAELKLGRVASAEARLQAIRAAAAVDPEVEAWVLGERARAREARGDISGAVELLTQAFHRMGGRAARAADFYWEHLNLLGRLQLRLQQPEKARTSFTRASEQARAAGSLVGQARALSNLAGLRVLAGEHAPALTELERALTLAEQGGDAQEAARIHYNAGRLLGAGGRVAEARERLVRARERARLSGWREGEALATQALGALEAQSPRA
- a CDS encoding lectin-like protein, which translates into the protein MESTSQAAYRDLWAARVARIQQTLLQADVPLPHVQRIGSHNSHVTTTYTNCKLLWDCYYARANQHRGIDVQLSSGVRNLAIDAWSGPDTIWANACSNDSDDDGAPCFHHEGERFSTRVHDVMRHIGTWLTEPENQNEVLVIWVEDSIPTDASRTWFLEEFVSYLDKDYPDTSKPLTGDLIFGPSHLAAYFQGKWPTPRQLVAMGKRVVVSVKNPQNYASVFVGGVAATSLLFKESHIDKPGWPENGKFSGYPSCSYTGNSSALGLEWTEFSELKITDHFELPQHVLGWNELDVAGAVSCGFSVTLDHVEADPDRTAENGYNYYNSTMKPAVWSFYQGEPTDTAGNEDCAEVMASVGRWNDLACESVRKYACKKNLTTAYGPDAYDPSFWFVTSTSGAWSGGFSACPAGYSFLPPVNGWEAKKLANVISGTSNSVWINFTDRYQEGTWVVDRYTNWSAGEPNNAGGNERCVETLPTGAWNDTPCSDVRRHACKRVETCASGSACPQKWVLSAEGSWWWQSCPVGYTFAAPESAAESAELLAVTGGERVWVNRSSAEDVSRWEPGAYTAWDATEPNNYNGNEHCAAMTANGTWWDESCSVSRKLACRKSNTACTTAGCPADLWTLSTAARSWGVSQSGLLECPAGYAFKAPRNEAENAALKTTAAGQMVWLNYTDQGREGAWSSWGPN
- a CDS encoding dimethylarginine dimethylaminohydrolase family protein, whose translation is MELFLMSPPGRGWALRGRNNFRSREAAPVDARKARREWLALARAIEARGGTVVALPSPSELLTGMPYAAECGQVVARPGAAPVFVLPRMMSAHRQAEREHWEALARRMGFEVVGPDVGIWEAHGDVAHFDGATLLFWGGRTTLDGLDAASRWFPGEVVRVQVREPAFHGNMALLPLPAVDRMLVCPEVMSPDSYARLRERFGEHRLLVVTEDEIRRYATNGLPVGRDLLAPSVVPASIRARVEALGMKVVSLDMGELCEKGGGSSRCLVSRAVVEEGAVRIPDEVRLAAVAKDIEADA